In the Thunnus albacares chromosome 10, fThuAlb1.1, whole genome shotgun sequence genome, TTAACAATCTgtacagcagtgcaacaacacctatccttagaccctcgatttgGATAAGGAAACCTCGCCACCCACCCACGCCCCTATTTATTATCTATtactcattttattattaaatatatggATTGTTGTTCAGTTCTAACCAAATGTAACTGTTATCCTGAAAATATATCCCATAAGAAAGATGTTTTAGTTAAACATCTTAAACATGTGCACATTGCAAATGTGATTTTGAGTTAACCATTCTGGCACTGATGTCTATTACATTGTGAAATTCTTTGGAAATCTTTCCATTCATTTGATAGATTTTATCTCTGTTGTGGTAAGTTGTGTGttttagtaaaatattttattatttatgtattttcatatatattcaACTAAAGCTACTTAGCGCTTACACTGCCAGGTCATTGGTTCAAATTCTACTATGCACATCCATAACTGTACATACAGAGCTTAAATCtgttcagacatgttttatgagATGCATATACAATAACTACTGTATCACACTGGGTGTGCACAGAAGAATTGATTGTAGAAATACCTAAGGGAGTGATTTACGAGAGTGCAAAATGGCACAGATATTATTTTTCTGTACCTGTTTGATTTGCGAGAGGCTTAGGCTTGATTCAaaccaacaaaccaaaacaagcaTTCATCAAAGGCAAAGCTGAAACAGTTGTGAAACAGAATTCCTCCCAGGCCTTATCACAGTCAAATCAACCTTCAGGAAATGTCACAGACTTTATTTGATACTGATGGAAAACAAATCAACTGCAAGATTTATTTCTACAACGTGAAATGTTAACTGATTTTTGAAGAGTAAATAAAGGAAACATTTGCGAGTGTGGACTTTTGCCCTAGACGCCAtattatacaaaaaataatgagGAAATTTTTATAACAACCGAAGAATAAACCAGCAGAGAGGCCAACATGCTTGCTACTGCATCTCCTCACAGGACAAGAAGAGGTCAATTAGAATAGAAGAAAAGTGCAATAAGAAAAATCACCACAattttatacagtaaatgtgcagtCTGAAGCAGACCAGACTCAATTAGTGGAGTTTTAATGGTATCGAATAGTAATTCTGTGAAGTTGTATGTAAAGTTATTTCCTcattaatcattactacaacaAAGAACTTTTACAGTTTATAAGGCTCAGTTTCACTTTCAAGTCATGACCTTTGAAACGTGAAGTTATACAGTCTACTACAGACAAAACTCTCTATTTAAGCATGAAGTATGAACCATTTTGTCAgttattatattttctgtagGTGAGTCATTTTATAGCATCAAACTAAACATTAACCTCATACATTCAAAAACCCAGTGAATAGCAGGAAGTACAGACTTTTAGTTACCACGGTACTACATGTGGGTTAAATTacacatcatattttatcatattacaTTACACTCACACTACATATTATAAAATTTTTATAAACTTGTCACTTTGGATTATCATCAGTTGTTATAACAGCGTAACTGAGTCTTGGGTTTTCCTCATTCAACATTACAAGTTACTTACTGGTTCCTCAGGTGCAattaataaaattgtaaattaaaagaGACATAAATCATTCTACTTAAATAAAGTATCTAAATATGTTAAGATGTTTATACACACCAGTATGATAAATGCAGAGGGAATAATATCAGCTAACGCAAGACTGAACCAGTAGTTCatctctaaaatgtaaatgtgtaacttcaaaatcaaaaaggtcaaagtcctgacctccATGATTTACCTTTGTCATGTGCCAGACGGGTGCATTTGGCTGTCAGATACTGGATCTGACTGTAGTCTTCGTCCCGGTGCACTTGGAAAAACCTCCTCATGCTCATCTGTGTTTGAACCGTCTGTGCTCTTTCTGGTCTAAAACTTCTTCCACCTTCCCATGATCCTCAGGGCAGGACAGGTGTGTCCCGTAGGGTCAGATAGGACACACAGCAATATTTAACTCTCTCTCCGCTTTAAACCAGTCTGTGTTGAAGAAGACTCGTATCTGGAGCACAACTAAAGAGGGCAAGTTTAAGCATTAATCTAAGCTACTGTTTTCATAACACTGAGGCGAGGCGTGCCGCTGGTGggcgtgtgtgtctgtttgggCCTGATGTCTTTTGTTGCCATTTGGCCCActactttaaaaaaaggagaatttcAACATGTTTCATGCACCAATTTGACGTTTGATTTGACATTAGAtgcaaatattctttaaaaaaaaaatgttccccCTTAGGCAACAAGTGCTGCAAGAGAGAAGCTCTAATAGGCAGGTCGGGCATGTTGTATCTAGCAGGCTGGCGTCTTTACAGCAGCACCCTCAGGTTAGTACTTTTATAATATAGGATTGCATGACACATTTTATAGAGTGAAATACCACCGTCAGGTAATAacaaattgtattttgtgttagTATTGTGTATAAGCTATAGTTCACAACTGTTTGAAGAAAACAAGGCTGTTTCTGGACATCTACTGTCGTGTGAGGGgttgatatttttattctattgtgACGACACTCTCCCTGCAGGATCCTGGTTGGGTCGTCTGGGAGGTTCAGCTCACCTAGACTGACTAACTGGCTGCTCTGTATAAACTGGTTGCCCTCTCTCCCCTTgctcttttttgtgtttatttggtCTTCAGTTTAATTTATGCACAATAAACCTGCTGCATTGtgacaaatattttataaaaattataatgaatgtataatattttatttaaaatctcAACTTCCCTCAGTTTCTGGTGTGTGTCATGTCATCACAATGATACAGTCTGTCAATTAGTAGCTTTACATGAACACTGCTACTTCCTGTTATGATTTATCCTAATATTAATCATATTTGGGATACAATGGAGCATAAGAAACCTGGTTATCAGTTTCCTTGTATGATTCAGACATTATCCAGGTTAATGTTCATCTGTGCAGGAGTGTCTTTGACTCCTCGACATCCCAGACAGTCTCTGTCATTTCAAATTTCAGACTTTTCCTTACCAAGGTCCTGACCTCGTGTTATGatctaatatttattttaattctacaTTTTACAACTTGCAGTGCACACTTTAGGCCcactttaaaaagcaaattatGTATATCCAACAGCTGAATAGCTGATAAGAGAATATTatatgttgatttattttctataatatCCATAGTGTGGATTTTTTGTTGCAGGAGAGTCTGGACAAGTTTTATACAAACACCGAAACCTCAAGACAAACAAAATACTGAGGTTTTAATCAGCAGTAGCACTTTAAAGGTGTGGTTCCCCTATAAATTACTGAAATAGATACCGAAACAACCGCGTGCGTAGAGCATTCACTACTGATTGCGGTCATATAATAAATGATGTAACAGCGAGTGCCAGCCTGTCGTCTCCTCTCAGGTGCTTCGTGCCTTGTGAGCAGCAGAtcttttaaaacaattaatgcACATACTGGATGTGTCAGGCTTTTAAATGTGAAGAGGGTATCTGGAGTTAATTACAAAAGGTTTATTCCTCCTCTTTGGTGCCACTCCAGCTGATGGCACCCTAGACAACTTAAACCTATTCTTGCTCATTTCTAGATACAGCACTTACATTTATCGAAAGAAGTCTGATGCATGTATCCCACGACTGTCTGTCACTTTTGGTGTTGTGATCTAGATACAGATTAAAACTCTTTCAACATTTCCTGTGAAGTAACAAATTGAGAAGATTGCACAACCTTTGTGGAGGGATGTGAGTGTTTTGTTGTCCTCCTCAGTATTGACTTTGTGACTTAATTAATGTATGGACGTATCTCACAGCTTCACTTCCttcagacagatttaaaaagctCCTGACACTTAAAGAAGTTCATTAGTATGAGTTTCACACAATAGATGTCCCACAGTTACCTTTAAAATATTCCCACTGCTGGGTGTGTTACTGCAGGTTTTCTATAAATGTGACACCGATCACTCACTTGACTCTTTTTCTTCACTCTTCCCAAACTTTATTTACAGAGCTCAGAAGTGTTAAACTGATGAAAAGTGTCAGCAGTCTCAAACTTtataaacagtacaaagcactgtgcatgctgctgctgatgatgtaTTTGTTATCACATTTCCTGCCAGCAGAGGGAGACAAACCAAAGGTATTCACCTGTTGGGGAACCTTTATTTATTACTTTCTATGCATTTTATAAGTAAGTTATTAATTTAAATGGTTCCTTTACCACAGTTATAGGAACAAAAGTCTGTGGTCAACAGTGAATTCAAatgggaaaaaataaaagattttaaaaacattttaaaagattatGAGTAAATACTATCAATATGATCTGTTTCAAACCCAGGAAGTAGGTTTACTGAGTTATCCGGTTTATCTGCTTGAAAAAAATCAGGTGCTGTTtgtcctttcttcttcttctttttatctaATATCAGTCCTGTGTTATTATATTAGTTTTGAGTTCTGTCCCACATTAGGTAACTTGAAGTGAAATCATGTTTAGAACAGATATCtcaaagataataaaacaagataaaagcTCAATCTCGAGTCTTGTAGCAAAGGGCTGAATACTTCAGTACATATGTCATTGagattgattttattatttttattttctaatacatttccaaaactttgttttctttttatggtaaaaaaagtacatttaatgcATTTTGAATTAAGTCTAAAACCCATTGAGATTGTAAAAGGTgaaggggtctgaatacttGAAGCAACtgtagaaaaaataataattagttcaaatgaaaacatcCACTTAATTGCTGATGTCAGTGCATCAAGTTCACCAATCTTCAATAAGtttatgtataaaatgacctTTTCACACACGACATGTTTCAATTTCTTGTGCCACTCACCAACAAGCATGTAAAATAACATCAGATAAACTTATTTCCTGTGAAGTCTTGAGTCTCATCTGATGTGGTCTCATGAGCAAAGCGAAGGCATTCGTAGTCATTCAAAGGAGAGGATGTTCAAAAATGgcgtttatttaaaaaaaacaacaacaaaaaaaaaaaaaaaaaccccaccatgCTGACTTCTGCCTCTTGAACACAAAAGTTGTAGATAGAAAATGGCGTTGGGACATTTGACATGAAGCGtcctataaaataaataaatacaacatccTCTCAGATCTgtaagagcaaaaaaaaaaaaacaaaacaaaaacataacatctctctcttaaaaacagaaacacagaggaaaacCCATCCCACAGTTACACACCAGAGGAGGAGATAACATCGGACTACGAAACAAAgtcagaaaacattttgacGTGTTTAgcttaaaatacatacagtgtCGTACAGACGTTCACACAATATGGAAGTTACCCTGCTTGTCAAACAACAGGCTTACAGATCACCACCAGTGGGTTCATCTACTGTTAAGAGCATGTTCACTTAGATTCAAAGTGGtgttacataataataataataataatatgcaaatatcatGTCAGTAGTTTTGAACAATAGCTTgcttaaatatgttttcaactGAGGCTAAAAAGCTGCCGTCATTCTGGTGCTTTTAATACAATCAACGCCTTCACTGAGGTTGTGATCTCTGGAGGAGTCGGCTAACGGATAACAGAGACATGCAGAGTGTTAGTGACCGTTTGTAGTGCAACAACCCAGATGTCAGTTAATACTTTGTGAGCCATGAGTTCCCtcgtcagattttttttgtttttttaatataatttataaagaaaaagatCTGAGGCTAAAGGATAAGAGCTGCGACCGTTAATCAATTAGTtttcaactattaaattaatcagcaactgttttgatactttattgatcccttggagtcattttttttttttttttttagaaaaaagtaaaaattctaAGGATGTCATCTTGAGCTTTTGgtgacatgtttcaccattttctgatattttatagatcacacaactgattaatcaagaaaataaacaacagattaaGTGATAATGAATATAATCCTTAGCTGCAGTGCTAAACCATTAAAATTTTGGCCTAATGGCATCAGTGGAAAAGTcaagagatcaccaaagtcagtaggattcatcctctgggaccTCTGAAAATGAACCAGTGTCTACTTAAGACTCCTCATCATAGGTTATGTTGTGGCCATAATGTGGAAATGAGTTCAACAGTTCGACCACAGAGTGATGTTTCCTTCTCAGATTTGTCTTatttggtggatttttagaggTCTGAGAGGGTGAAAGTATCCAATATCAGATTAAAATCATCTGGTGACCTTTCAGATGTATCTTAAGGACTCCTTGGGGATCCCAGCTCATaggttgggaatcactgctTTAACGTGTTGGAAATCTGCTGTGTGTGGAAACCCATGGTGGAAGTGCATTCTGGGCTGGACTACGATAGGTTATCTATGAAATGAtgggacaaaaataaaacaaattacaattactttcatttaaaatcatcaacaacacatttttcatctcCCAGAGAGCACATATTCAAACTGAGCTTCCAgagaaatcaaacaaacaacaaaaccaacatccaaaaaaaggaaacactcAACCCTCCATTCAACACGGCGGCGCAGCGACGAGGCAGCAGATGCTTAATTCCTCGTTTAGCTACGGCTAATGCAGTTAAACATGACAGCAGACTGGAAAGCTGCACCTAACTGACTGCAGGGCCCCCGTTGTTCCCccaagagctgcaacaaatcAACCTACAATTTCCTTCACATAGTCCGGacataaattttttttttttttttatcctggaAATGCTGGTGTGAAGAAATGCGATGGCATGTTGGCCAAAATGTGGACCGAATGTGCTTCTAGAGAGGAAATGTAACACTAAACACCGACCATAATCGCTGGATTCTTTTACTTGGAAGGGGTCACGTTTAAAAGCTTAAGGGCTGTTAGTGTCTTGAACAGGCCTCGGTTATATAAGTAGCCCAGGTCTTAGCTTGGCCGCATTTTCCAACAAGGCTGCTGTCCTCAAAGCTAATCCTACGCTAGCTGGCGGCTACTGCAGGCTTTTCATGCTCTCTTGACCTGACGAGGCAAGTCTAACCCATACTTACAGTGAGGTAAGAGCTAtcatatgcaaaaaaaaaaaaaaaaaaaaaaagaacacggTGAATAAGCAGCCTGCATCCATTTGCCACCTGAGAAACCACCGAGTCAGTTTAATTTGATCTCTGTGGTGACGGGTCAGGGTGTCGGTGTGAATCCTCTCCTGCAGGTTCAGGAGAGGAAACAAACGCTCGCACGCTGCTCCTGAACAGCATCTCCTTGTTTTGTGTGATGAGAAACAGAAAGGACACATTGCTGAAAAGACAACTGATTTAAAACCCATGAAACAGGGtttgaaatatgtgtgtgtgtgagggggggggggtcggtGGCAACAGCCtgacactttcacacacacgcacactctcactctctcacacactcacactgatcATTTGTTCACAGCTTAGGCGTTGTAACATTAAACAAGCAGAAAGCGGACAAAAATCTGCAGTCCATCAGCTGAATTTTCACCTTTTtgctgtgacaaaaaaaaaaatcaaaaacacaacacaggacCGTTTCTGTCCCGTGACAAATGGAAACAGCTGTTTCTCATGGTGAGTGGTGAAATCCGAGCTCATATTGTGCAGATTTTTCTATCAGTTTTCTTGCTGATTTCCACTTGACTCAGCATTTAGACTGGAAATGGACACCCATCTGTGTTCTTACATAGAAAAGAGattattttttctatcttttcagAGTATCTGCTAAATGGTAGAAAAGGACGCCGGACGACCTTGACACCGTCCTTTAAGATCAGATCGAATCTTCTTAGACATtcaattggatttttttttttaaaacatttttttttttttttttttttttaaacagataaCACAAGTGGTTTCGTCTTTCAacactcaaaatgaaaacacagatggGAGAAAACTCACAACATGAAAAGTCAGAGAGCGAAAgttcaaatgaggaaaaaaatccaACTGAAAGTCAGCATATTCCATCCACCTCGTGTCACTTCAGTATGATGCAggcggtaaaaaaaaaaaaaaaaaacccaacaaaagaaacaaaaaagtattGCACTGGTTTGGTGTGAGTCTATGGATGGGCGGTCATcatataaataacaacaacaagaaccAAACAGTAATACCAATAATAATTGTAACGCTAATAAAAACAGTTCAGACTAAGGTCCCCCTCCCTCTGCTGTTTTACCACTGCTGCCAACTGAAGTCGTCGTTGGATCCGAAGACCAGGAAGAAGCCCAGGATGGTGGCGAAGATGACTACGTTACCCGTTAGCACGAGCGCGCACGCTCCCCAGGCGATCTGTGAAACAACGCATCAATAATTCAGGTTAACAAATGTTGCTGCCTGCTGCGGCACGTTATTTAGGCCAAAAAAATCTGGTGGATGTCAACAGTTTACAGAAcggtttctctgtgtgtgtgtgctgctctaCGGTTGTATATTCAGGACACACAGCAGGACGGGATGTTAACAGCAGCCGTCAGCCAAATGCTAAACAAGTGCTGCGGTTAGTACATCCGTCTGCCCTGTCGGCTCCTCTGATGTGTAGGAAAACAAATAagtttatgattattttattgatgtttcTTCTCTCATAATGGCTTTGAATGTCCAATTAGCACATCTGACTACATTAtaatcaaacacacacctcagaTTATTTGCTGCTGTGACTTTTAACTGTCTTTACAGTAAGAACTACACCTGTTGGAGAGGAGCCGAAACCCTGAAAATCTTTAGACTTCTGTGTTTAATTAAGttcctttaaaggggacatatcaagctttttgtgtatttgtcatTTATATGTCGTTATAATGTCAAATGTCCAcgttaaacatagtcaaagttccaaaacttgaggtgaacgtatttaaaaatgctccctgctaGAAgaaagccagggcttcagcctgctctcaaTGCTctgtttgaagtgtttttttttttttaactttcctgACGAAATGACGTCAGCTCGTCAATGCATGTCTATAAACAGCCGTCCGTTAtttgttgctgaggtttttCGCATTGTCCAccctcatatttcagatcagattcgggctcaaacatgtagggatgtatttgagaagtttccatttcatgtaaaggacaagaaaaagaagtgaaatcctactactatagttttttttttaacatagcCTCCTGAGCTAGAGGAAGCTttctgaagctgaccaatcagaacagactgggctcatcgggagggaggccttaaagagataggagctaaaacggcctgtttcagacagaggctgaactgaggggctgcataaagagccagtttaaaataaataaggagttttttttaactgtaaatcatgcaacgATAttccagaataaaaatatagacctggaaatgtgcacgatatgtcccctttaaacctgcattaaattattttttggcaacacaacacattattaCCTTTTAAAgttaatgaaatataatataatccaTTACAAATAGTAACTtatttacatatccagcagatacagagcaacatttgtAGTCTTTTGACAAGTACATGTCCAATGTTCATTCtcattttagctgtttttgtCTCTCCCAACTCTTAAAAGGAAAtatccactatgttcaccagctagtcgctaactttttATTCCGTTTGATGCCGATAAGGTAGTGAATGTGGGTTTATCAGAGGTGGACACAAGGTTGATAAGAGCACTTTTACAGTTAAgttgtaaaaaccaaaacagtgagctgaagaCACTAAAACACTCCATAAAGTTGGAGGAAATGGCAGAGGTGGGTGAAAATCATCAGCGGGTTTATCATCACGCTCAACACCTTTCATATTACACAGAGCTTTAGATCTTGTCTTGGTTCTGTAATGAATTAATATTCTGGTAAACACAGGATGTCGGGGTGGGACATGAGAAGAGGAGAGGCGGTTAAACAGTGGGTGTGTTCAACCAGAGTAAACAGAAAGTTATTTTGAGCTCTACAAGTTCTAGACGTGTCAAGATGAAACATGACAGTTTAAGAGGTGAAGTTCCAGTGTGCGCTAATGTTAATAGCAGGAAGTTTCCAACACTTTCCAAGagattttcatgtttaattttgtattttttcttgcaGTAAATTTATGGTAAAGTATGTagaacaaagtgaaaaaaaagtcatgttttgtttgattaTGTTGTCACACTTGAGGCGTCCCTCTAGCTCGCAGTAAGAAGCTACCGTGACTTACTACTTCAGCTCTTGCGAAGACGATGGGCAGGCCGAAGGCTGAAATGACGATGCCCGTCGTGAGGAAGATGGCCAGCTCTTTGCAGGCGTTGCTGGCCGAGTCTGTGTCGTCGACCACCCTCCGCGAGATGCAGTAAGGGATGGGAGAGAGGatgtagaagaagaggaggaacaaCGGCCAGTATTTGCTgcgaagagagaaagagagagagagacagatgtaaGGGATAAGTACTCTCATGCTGGGATGATAAAGGATGCAGTCAAGTGAATCCAAGGATGAAGGAATAACCACTGTTCAGCGCTCAGTACACTATCTAACTtcacaggtgttttttttatgagacTGGAGCTACATTTCTACATTCAAGACTCACTAGCTCACATTTTTTACATCAATTCCAATATTggtatttgatttttaatttgaaatctGGTAATTATATAGCAATAATAAACCTTTTTTGATGATGATCAGATTTAAGCTTGGTTATTCAGTGAGACTGAGTTGAACATTAACACAaatacaactaaaaaaaaaggtaagatAAGAACAATAAgactcaaacattttaaaaacattcaaataagtATTATAACTTagctttccatttttttttttttaccccattaaagggtttttttgggagtttttccttattcgaaTCAATGGTCTGAGgccagaggatgttgtattgctctGCAGACTGtgaagccccctgaggcaaatttgtgattggTGATATTGgcctataaaaataaaattcgCTTGACTTGACTTGCAGGTCAGTATTAAAGACCCAGCAGCTCATTTTTTTGCCCCAGAAACCCAAAAGTAAATTAATCCAGTCATGCATTCACgcctgtatttagagctgtaaACCTGTGATGGGATCACCTCAAGTGCATCTGAGCGCCAAGTGTGAACAGTTTGCCTTCacaccacccacacacacacacaggatgtggTGGTGATGGTAGTACTTACTCGTACACAGGGAGGGCACATCCTAGCATGAGGAACATGAGGCCGATGGCCCCTCCAAAGGACAGGCTGATGAgagctgaaagagagacagaagagaggggAGGGTCAGCATGAGCGGGGAGAGAGCTTCTTTCTgaatctgcgtgtgtgtgtgtgtgtgtgtgtgtgtgtgtgtgtgtgtgtgtgtatgtgtgtgtgtgtgcgtgcagagACCCTCAACAATGTGATCATGGCAGCAGCAGGGCCCCTAGCTATTGTATCATGTGATGAATCAGCTGATTTCACGTGTAACAGTTACATTAACAATCTAAGCCTTGCTGTGCAATTAAGGGGCTTATTTTAAACTCTGAAAGCAGTGCAGTCATCAAAATAGGCAGCTCAGTTTCAACAAGCACAGCATCTCAATTGGCGACTGTGTAATTGCTGAAGTTAAGgtgcagctagcattagcttatTAACGATTACTATTACGTGATAATACCACAAAAGAGGGAGTGTCATTAAATACGGTATCATAATGCATTATGTCATGGCTGCAGTAAACTACCATCTTAACGTCGGTGTGTATTTAACTGGGTTGACCGAGACAAGGGAGTGCAAGGTTTGGAGCTAATGCTAACTGTACTGGCCCCGCGGCTCTACTTCTTCGCCGTTAGCTAGCTGATGATGACAAACGCATCCATCACTCTCCTACACATTTTTGCCACGGTGACATTAATGGTTCCGGGATTTTGGTGCTTTcgagaggaaatgaaaagttCAATTCGCTTACCTTTAATCCCGGCCATTTCTCCTAGACAACAGCTTGACACACAGCCGTGGTGAATGACAACAGTGCCCCCTCCTCGGCTGACTGAGACTGAACCTCCAACCCTGCCTGCTGTGCTGCCTTCAATGGGCTAGTACAAATATCGGAAATATAATAATCTTTACGTAGACGCCACTGAATAAAAATGGTACGCTGAATTAGCGT is a window encoding:
- the leprotl1 gene encoding leptin receptor overlapping transcript-like 1 isoform X2, with product MAGIKALISLSFGGAIGLMFLMLGCALPVYDKYWPLFLLFFYILSPIPYCISRRVVDDTDSASNACKELAIFLTTGIVISAFGLPIVFARAEVIAWGACALVLTGNVVIFATILGFFLVFGSNDDFSWQQ
- the leprotl1 gene encoding leptin receptor overlapping transcript-like 1 isoform X1, encoding MAGIKALISLSFGGAIGLMFLMLGCALPVYDKYWPLFLLFFYILSPIPYCISRRVVDDTDSASNACKELAIFLTTGIVISAFGLPIVFARAEVIAWGACALVLTGNVVIFATILGFFLVFGSNDDFSWQQW